The following proteins come from a genomic window of Oxyura jamaicensis isolate SHBP4307 breed ruddy duck unplaced genomic scaffold, BPBGC_Ojam_1.0 oxyUn_random_OJ71079, whole genome shotgun sequence:
- the LOC118159574 gene encoding olfactory receptor 14A16-like — MSNSSSITEFLLLAFADTRELQLLHFTLFLGIYLAALLGNGLILTAVACDHHLHTPMYFFLLNLALLDLGCISTTLPKAMANSLWDTRAISNKGCAAQVCFYLCFFDVEYSILTVMAYDRYVAICKPLHYGTLLGSRACAQMAAAAWGSGFLNAVLHTANTFSLPFCQGNAVDQFFCEIPQILKLSCSDAYLREAGVIAFSLFLVFSCFVFIVFSYMQIFRGVLRMPSEQGQLKAFSTCIPHLAVVSLFVSTGMFAYLKPPSLSFPALNLVVSFLYSVVPPTLNPLIYSMRNQELKQAVRKVFEYILLRH, encoded by the coding sequence ATGtcaaacagcagctccatcactgaattcctcctcctggcatttgcagacacgagggagctgcagctcctgcacttcacgctcttcctgggcatctacctggctgccctcctgggcaacggcctcatcctcaccgcCGTAGCCTGtgaccaccacctccacacccccatgtacttcttcctcctcaacctcgccctcctcgacctgggctgcatctccaccactctccccaaagccatggccaattccctctgggacaccagggccatctccAATAAAGGATGTGCAGCTCAGGTCTGCTTTTACTTATGCTTTTTTGATGTAGAGTATTCCATTCTCACCGTCATGGCCTATGACCGCTACGTggccatctgcaagcccctgcactatgggaccctcctgggcagcagagcttgtgcccagatggcagcagctgcctggggcagtgggtTTCTcaatgctgtgctgcacacggccaatacattttccctgcccttcTGCCAAGGTAATGCcgtggaccagttcttctgtgaaatcccccagatcctcaagctctcctgctcagatgcctacctcaGGGAAGCTGGGGTTATTGCTTTTAGCCTTTTCTTAgtttttagttgttttgttttcattgttttctcctACATGCAGATCTTCAGGGGCGTactgaggatgccctctgagcagggccagctcaaagccttttccacatgcatccctcacctggccgtggtctcccTGTTTGTCAGCACGGGAATGTTTGCCTATCTGAaacccccttccctctccttcccagctctAAATCTGGTGGTATCATTTCTGTACTCAGTTGTGCCACCAACGttgaaccccctcatctacagcatgaggaaccaggagctcaagCAAGCAGTGAGGAAGGTATTTGAATACATCCTTCTTCGGCATTAA